From a single Nocardioides sp. dk884 genomic region:
- a CDS encoding YncE family protein: protein MTALPARRVRRLRHTLAGTAVLGLVGSGLVLGATAPAGATDAATDASAPAPRSFSFATTQRPLLAGQYQVAASDDTGELFVTSAQGRPPVLNATLAKVDPDTLAIKDRAELPVLEHGTEATPTYKQLSTHGVYVDDAHDNVWVTNTRDNQVTVYDRESLDLVWTSYDFDAAKADPAQRAQVEISHPREVIIDEVNHRAYVTAANRGGATDSSITVYDTVSFERLRDIAIPARASYPTTGDNESAYAVPMGLDIDEATGTVYANDFRTDQYYVLDYAADPDDYAVERVDIPNPLAATEGVGLLQPSSIAIDVEAREVYSANQGQFAQAEGSLDIFDLDTGAHKARIVTGSRALGVDVDTDRGLVYVADFTTGEVAVVDARAQAVIETISLPGTPKSANHLIVAGGSAYMVDKAGATTQTIDYAVDPVTGERTTAETSVDSIAKITPVDATVASAAAIGGTLTLEGQGWLDQAGTAGSTIAVKINDGAIAHAAGEGPHSNDTVWAVVEADAKGRFTARIPLPDGGTTGARGSVPAATPGTWTLRLLSGSLKPGDTARSTAVEVEVKAGKLRATAAPRITGKAKVGKKLKATTGTWSAPASTKLQWRRNGKVIKGATQATYRVAKADAGKKLTVRVVASRPGYANATATSKAVKVAQVARKNRTK, encoded by the coding sequence ATGACTGCTCTCCCCGCCCGGCGCGTGCGCCGACTGCGCCACACCCTCGCCGGCACCGCCGTGCTCGGCCTGGTCGGTAGCGGCCTCGTCCTGGGGGCGACGGCCCCCGCCGGCGCCACCGACGCCGCCACCGACGCCAGCGCCCCCGCGCCGCGCTCGTTCTCGTTCGCGACCACGCAGCGTCCGCTGCTCGCCGGCCAGTACCAGGTCGCCGCCTCCGACGACACCGGCGAGCTGTTCGTGACCTCGGCCCAGGGTCGCCCGCCGGTCCTCAACGCGACGCTGGCCAAGGTCGACCCCGACACGCTGGCGATCAAGGACCGCGCCGAGCTGCCGGTGCTCGAGCACGGCACCGAGGCGACCCCCACCTACAAGCAGCTGTCCACCCACGGCGTCTACGTCGACGACGCGCACGACAACGTCTGGGTCACCAACACCCGCGACAACCAGGTCACCGTCTACGACCGCGAGTCCCTCGACCTGGTGTGGACCTCCTACGACTTCGACGCCGCCAAGGCCGACCCCGCCCAGCGCGCCCAGGTCGAGATCTCCCACCCCCGCGAGGTGATCATCGACGAGGTCAACCACCGCGCCTACGTCACCGCGGCCAACCGCGGCGGCGCCACGGACTCCTCGATCACCGTCTACGACACGGTGAGCTTCGAGCGGCTGCGCGACATCGCGATCCCCGCCCGCGCGAGCTACCCGACCACCGGCGACAACGAGTCGGCGTACGCCGTGCCGATGGGCCTGGACATCGACGAGGCCACCGGCACCGTCTACGCCAACGACTTCCGCACCGACCAGTACTACGTGCTGGACTACGCCGCCGACCCGGACGACTACGCCGTCGAGCGCGTCGACATCCCCAACCCGCTCGCGGCCACCGAGGGCGTGGGCCTGCTGCAGCCCTCGAGCATCGCGATCGACGTCGAGGCCCGCGAGGTCTACTCGGCCAACCAGGGCCAGTTCGCCCAGGCCGAGGGCAGCCTGGACATCTTCGACCTCGACACCGGCGCCCACAAGGCCCGGATCGTCACCGGCTCCCGGGCCCTCGGCGTCGACGTCGACACCGACCGCGGCCTGGTCTACGTCGCCGACTTCACCACCGGCGAGGTCGCGGTCGTGGACGCCCGTGCCCAGGCGGTCATCGAGACCATCTCCCTGCCCGGCACGCCCAAGTCGGCCAACCACCTGATCGTCGCCGGCGGCTCGGCGTACATGGTCGACAAGGCCGGCGCCACCACGCAGACCATCGACTACGCCGTCGACCCGGTCACCGGCGAGCGCACCACCGCCGAGACGAGCGTCGACTCGATCGCCAAGATCACCCCCGTCGACGCCACCGTCGCCTCCGCGGCCGCCATCGGCGGCACGCTGACCCTGGAGGGCCAGGGCTGGCTCGACCAGGCCGGCACCGCCGGCTCCACGATCGCGGTCAAGATCAACGACGGCGCGATCGCGCACGCCGCCGGCGAGGGACCGCACAGCAACGACACCGTGTGGGCGGTCGTGGAGGCCGACGCGAAGGGCCGCTTCACCGCGAGGATCCCGCTGCCCGACGGCGGTACGACGGGTGCCCGGGGCTCCGTGCCCGCCGCGACCCCCGGCACCTGGACCCTGCGCCTGCTCAGCGGCTCGCTGAAGCCCGGCGACACCGCGCGCAGCACCGCGGTGGAGGTCGAGGTCAAGGCCGGCAAGCTCCGCGCCACGGCCGCGCCGCGGATCACCGGCAAGGCGAAGGTCGGCAAGAAGCTGAAGGCCACCACCGGCACCTGGAGTGCCCCGGCGAGCACGAAGCTGCAGTGGCGGCGCAACGGCAAGGTGATCAAGGGCGCGACCCAGGCGACCTACCGGGTCGCGAAGGCCGACGCGGGGAAGAAGCTCACCGTCCGCGTGGTCGCCTCCCGTCCGGGCTACGCGAACGCCACCGCCACCTCGAAGGCCGTGAAGGTCGCCCAGGTCGCGAGGAAGAACCGCACGAAGTAG
- a CDS encoding FadR/GntR family transcriptional regulator — protein MRGIGTDRARDTVRALQDRIVSGRWPVNSKIPNEAELAEELGVGRSTIREAVRALAHLGMLEPAPGRGTFVRSRNPVHQVLSDFASEHSWADILQVRRALETLAAELVARDGSAEDLERLRAVHEADLAGAGAEVTERGRTPGEFHSLLVEASGNRLLAELYSGLVAALREGRRRGDVVSGQGAEGRHDDHAALLATIAARNPEAAAALAARHAATDLVLARE, from the coding sequence ATGCGCGGAATCGGAACCGACCGGGCGCGAGACACGGTGCGAGCGCTGCAGGACCGCATCGTCTCGGGCCGGTGGCCGGTGAACAGCAAGATCCCGAACGAGGCGGAGCTCGCTGAGGAGCTGGGGGTCGGGCGCTCGACGATCCGCGAGGCCGTGCGTGCGCTCGCGCACCTCGGGATGCTCGAGCCGGCCCCCGGGCGAGGCACGTTCGTGCGCTCGCGCAACCCCGTGCACCAGGTGCTCTCCGACTTCGCCTCCGAGCACTCCTGGGCCGACATCCTCCAGGTGCGACGCGCCCTGGAGACCCTCGCCGCGGAGCTCGTCGCCCGCGACGGCAGCGCGGAGGACCTCGAGCGGCTGCGGGCGGTGCACGAGGCGGACCTGGCCGGTGCGGGCGCCGAGGTCACCGAGCGCGGGCGCACGCCGGGGGAGTTCCACTCGCTGCTGGTCGAGGCGAGCGGCAACCGGCTGCTCGCGGAGCTCTACTCCGGGCTGGTCGCCGCGCTGCGCGAAGGCCGCCGCCGCGGTGACGTCGTGAGCGGCCAGGGGGCCGAGGGGCGCCACGACGACCACGCGGCGCTCTTGGCCACGATCGCGGCGCGCAACCCGGAGGCGGCCGCGGCGCTCGCCGCCCGGCATGCCGCCACCGACCTGGTGCTTGCTCGGGAGTAG